In Sporichthya brevicatena, a single genomic region encodes these proteins:
- a CDS encoding DUF5701 family protein, producing MTDAGTSVAVAEVVVPAGPVDVAAAMAQIRIGDKPGFVSADLADWGRFAPRPDLEIPTGSYRLVDVERGDEYRNWSPDEALPAITERGRTPLTIVEGIALVTAHPDLLVANRCFMLLGSRCGDKRVPALWISGGTGKDGRERKGAAKLGWCWAGNRHTWLGHASAASRVP from the coding sequence ATGACAGACGCCGGTACGAGCGTGGCGGTGGCGGAGGTCGTCGTCCCGGCGGGGCCGGTGGACGTCGCCGCGGCGATGGCGCAGATCCGGATCGGGGACAAGCCGGGGTTCGTCTCGGCCGATCTCGCGGACTGGGGACGGTTCGCCCCGCGGCCCGACCTGGAGATACCGACCGGGTCCTACCGGCTCGTCGACGTCGAGCGCGGCGACGAGTACCGAAACTGGTCGCCGGACGAGGCGCTCCCGGCGATCACCGAGCGCGGGCGCACCCCGCTCACGATCGTCGAGGGCATCGCGCTGGTCACCGCGCACCCCGATCTGCTCGTGGCGAACCGCTGCTTCATGCTGCTCGGCTCCCGGTGCGGCGACAAACGCGTCCCGGCCCTCTGGATCAGCGGCGGCACCGGCAAGGACGGCCGCGAGCGCAAGGGCGCGGCCAAGCTCGGCTGGTGCTGGGCCGGTAACCGACACACCTGGCTCGGTCACGCCTCGGCCGCGTCCCGCGTCCCCTGA
- a CDS encoding response regulator transcription factor, with protein MSGPSRGSEIRVAVVDDHPMFRLGMVALLETLDDIAVVGQASSAAEAEATVGADVDVVLMDLELGDGNGIDVTRTLVRAHPDLRVLVVTMHEDDDSVFAAIRAGARGYLLKGATPAEVERALRAVANGEMILGPAVAARAMGYVAGTRTTGGGAFPELTDREREVLDLVARGHDNTAISRRLSLSPKTVRNVVANVLTKLNLPDRSAAIVRAREAGLGLDPD; from the coding sequence ATGAGCGGACCCAGCCGCGGGTCGGAGATCCGCGTCGCCGTCGTCGACGACCACCCGATGTTCCGCCTCGGGATGGTCGCGCTGCTGGAGACCCTCGACGACATCGCAGTGGTCGGCCAGGCGTCCTCCGCCGCCGAGGCGGAGGCGACCGTCGGTGCGGACGTCGACGTCGTGCTCATGGATCTCGAGCTCGGCGACGGGAACGGCATCGACGTCACCCGCACGCTGGTGCGCGCCCACCCGGACCTGCGCGTGCTGGTCGTGACCATGCACGAGGACGACGACTCGGTGTTCGCCGCGATCCGGGCCGGCGCCCGCGGCTACCTGCTCAAGGGTGCGACGCCCGCCGAGGTCGAACGCGCCCTCCGGGCCGTCGCCAACGGCGAGATGATCCTCGGCCCGGCCGTCGCGGCCCGGGCGATGGGCTACGTCGCGGGCACCCGGACCACTGGCGGCGGCGCGTTCCCCGAGCTGACCGACCGGGAGCGCGAGGTCCTCGACCTCGTCGCCCGCGGGCACGACAACACCGCGATCTCCCGGCGCCTCTCGCTCAGCCCGAAGACCGTCCGCAACGTCGTGGCGAACGTCCTCACGAAGCTGAACCTGCCCGACCGCTCGGCCGCGATCGTCCGGGCCCGCGAGGCCGGCCTCGGCCTCGACCCGGACTGA
- a CDS encoding alpha/beta hydrolase: MAARRTEIVLEHTRTGEGPPLVLLHGIGGRRAMWDPIVPLLAPHREVITIDLPGFGASPLPEGQDLRAVGIARTVADFCASIGLERPHYGGNSLGGWLSLEIAKAGRAASVTGIAPAGLWRTRVPRYTKWQVVSLYDLPKLFGPLMDPVTRITPLRLAMTANVMGKPWRTPRSVLLEDSRAMLASEAFKLTMASASGQRFADGHDIDVPITIAFGTRDVILGPGCRYRGELPEHTRWLTPRGWGHMPMYDDPKGVAAVLLDGSSVSALAA, translated from the coding sequence ATGGCGGCACGCCGGACCGAGATCGTCCTGGAACACACCCGGACCGGCGAGGGCCCGCCGCTCGTGCTGCTTCACGGGATCGGCGGCCGCCGCGCCATGTGGGACCCGATCGTTCCGCTGCTGGCGCCGCACCGCGAGGTGATCACGATCGACCTGCCCGGGTTCGGGGCCAGCCCGCTCCCGGAGGGCCAGGACCTGCGCGCGGTCGGGATCGCGCGGACCGTCGCGGACTTCTGCGCCTCGATCGGGCTGGAGCGCCCGCACTACGGCGGCAACTCCCTCGGCGGATGGCTGTCGCTGGAGATCGCCAAGGCCGGCCGCGCCGCCTCCGTCACCGGCATCGCCCCGGCCGGGCTGTGGCGCACCCGCGTCCCGCGGTACACGAAGTGGCAGGTCGTCAGCCTCTACGACCTGCCCAAGCTGTTCGGGCCGCTGATGGACCCGGTCACCCGCATCACCCCGCTCCGCCTGGCGATGACGGCGAACGTCATGGGCAAGCCGTGGCGGACGCCGCGCTCGGTCCTGCTCGAGGACTCCCGCGCGATGCTCGCCTCCGAGGCGTTCAAGCTGACGATGGCGTCGGCGTCCGGGCAGCGCTTCGCCGACGGGCACGACATCGACGTGCCGATCACGATCGCGTTCGGCACGCGCGACGTCATCCTCGGCCCGGGCTGCCGCTACCGCGGCGAGCTGCCCGAGCACACCCGCTGGCTCACGCCGCGCGGCTGGGGGCACATGCCGATGTACGACGACCCGAAGGGCGTCGCGGCGGTCCTGCTCGACGGCTCGAGCGTCTCCGCCCTGGCGGCCTAG
- a CDS encoding helix-turn-helix domain-containing protein — protein sequence MAERSYGQYCGLARALDLVGERWALLLIRDLLVGPKRFTDLRRGLPKIPSNVLSTRLRELEEGGVVRRRPLPRPDSGVVYELTDYGRALEDVVLRLGSWGAAHLADPRPGEVLTPDAMVIALRAMFRPSAATDLQAAFRFVLGPPDAPTVFFARVEGAMLEAGPGPGPEADLVIVGGPDVRRLFAGEVSAREAIAAGLVHLDGPAPDPEALLTAFTVAFRLGDGVPAPEPVPA from the coding sequence ATGGCCGAACGCAGCTACGGACAGTACTGCGGGCTCGCGCGCGCCCTCGATCTCGTCGGCGAGCGCTGGGCCCTGCTGCTGATCCGCGACCTGTTGGTCGGGCCCAAGCGGTTCACCGACCTGCGCCGCGGGCTGCCGAAGATCCCGTCCAACGTGCTCAGCACGCGGCTGCGCGAACTGGAGGAGGGCGGTGTCGTCCGCCGACGGCCGCTGCCGCGCCCGGACTCCGGGGTCGTCTACGAGCTGACCGACTACGGCCGGGCGCTGGAGGACGTCGTGCTGCGCCTCGGGAGCTGGGGCGCAGCGCACCTGGCCGACCCGCGGCCGGGCGAGGTGCTGACGCCGGACGCGATGGTGATCGCGCTGCGCGCGATGTTCCGCCCGTCCGCGGCGACCGACCTGCAGGCCGCGTTCCGGTTCGTGCTCGGTCCGCCGGACGCACCCACGGTGTTCTTCGCCCGCGTCGAGGGCGCCATGCTGGAGGCGGGGCCCGGCCCCGGCCCGGAGGCGGACCTCGTGATCGTGGGCGGCCCCGACGTCCGGCGGCTGTTCGCGGGCGAGGTCTCCGCGCGCGAGGCGATCGCGGCCGGGCTGGTCCACCTCGACGGCCCGGCCCCCGACCCGGAGGCGCTGCTGACGGCGTTCACCGTCGCGTTCCGGCTCGGGGACGGGGTGCCGGCACCGGAGCCGGTGCCGGCCTGA
- a CDS encoding sensor histidine kinase, which yields MTSGNSAPGAPSPGAEPRPEGGLPRVAFAVVTSAWALALISLGILVAGRPPVDENLLFYVVDATDACVYGTVAAVTLARRRHPVGWILALTAVGGGVAALSYAWTVLTIRHPDLPAPEWALQLQGQAWVPGTIALMCVLPYLVRERRLTPVAGAGLIVGLAITAVLTWWSFARSDWDFRLMFALTVVGGTLAALEVGWRRLRGPAAERIGLGWLALGTGIMTATFVPLTRNDGFDLPLWFTPTLHLASQAFFPAAILVVVLRQRLWGMDLAISRTALASTLTVGLVAIYVAVTAAVTAALPWDGAAQVMAAAAVAVAVQPSRLWLNRRVHRLVYGTGVEPDSALRGLGSSLGAGTVEDLLTGLTANVAAALRLESVTLLLDGTPAAATGTPTGPPLIVPLVRGDDVIAELAVTAPPGETLDGRARRALDDLVPLITTGVALARSSADLAEARDRLASVRLEERRVLRRELHDGLGPALAGIRLGLQGARNLLTRDPVQAETLLAALQDELDGRVEDVRALSRSLLPPTLDTAGLGPALDELAARHRAGGLAVEVDCAAADLRGDLAAAVYGIAVEAMMNVARHSRARSARVEVRAEGAELVVRVDDDGRGLAPDAPPGVGTRSMRERAEEQGGSVRIGALPTGGTRVEARLPVPTGVRT from the coding sequence ATGACGTCCGGAAACTCGGCCCCGGGAGCCCCCTCTCCCGGGGCCGAACCGCGTCCCGAGGGCGGCCTGCCCCGGGTGGCGTTCGCCGTCGTCACCTCGGCGTGGGCCCTCGCCCTGATCTCGCTCGGGATCCTGGTCGCCGGCCGGCCGCCGGTCGACGAGAACCTGCTCTTCTACGTCGTCGACGCCACCGACGCCTGCGTCTACGGCACGGTCGCCGCGGTGACGCTCGCCCGCCGGCGGCACCCGGTCGGGTGGATCCTCGCGCTCACCGCAGTGGGGGGCGGGGTGGCCGCGCTCTCCTACGCCTGGACCGTTCTGACGATCCGGCATCCCGACCTCCCGGCGCCGGAGTGGGCGCTGCAGCTGCAGGGCCAGGCGTGGGTCCCCGGCACGATCGCGCTGATGTGCGTCCTGCCGTACCTGGTGCGGGAGCGGCGCCTGACCCCGGTGGCGGGTGCCGGCCTGATCGTCGGGCTCGCGATCACCGCGGTGCTCACCTGGTGGAGCTTCGCGAGGTCGGACTGGGACTTCCGCCTGATGTTCGCCCTCACCGTCGTCGGCGGGACCCTCGCCGCGCTCGAGGTGGGGTGGCGGCGGCTGCGCGGCCCGGCCGCCGAACGCATCGGGCTCGGCTGGCTGGCCCTCGGCACCGGGATCATGACCGCGACGTTCGTCCCGCTGACGCGCAACGACGGCTTCGACCTGCCGCTGTGGTTCACCCCGACGCTGCACCTGGCGTCGCAGGCCTTCTTCCCCGCGGCGATCCTCGTCGTGGTCCTCCGCCAGCGGCTGTGGGGCATGGACCTCGCCATCAGCCGGACCGCCCTCGCCTCGACCCTCACCGTCGGCCTCGTCGCGATCTACGTCGCGGTCACCGCGGCGGTCACGGCGGCGCTGCCGTGGGACGGCGCGGCCCAGGTGATGGCGGCCGCCGCGGTCGCGGTCGCGGTCCAGCCCTCGCGGCTCTGGCTCAACCGCCGGGTCCACCGGCTCGTCTACGGCACCGGCGTCGAACCGGATTCCGCCCTGCGCGGGCTCGGATCCTCGCTCGGGGCGGGGACGGTCGAGGACCTGCTCACCGGCCTGACCGCGAACGTGGCCGCCGCGCTCCGCCTGGAGTCGGTGACGCTGCTGCTGGACGGCACCCCGGCCGCGGCGACCGGGACACCGACCGGTCCGCCGCTGATCGTCCCGCTCGTGCGCGGGGACGACGTCATCGCCGAGCTCGCGGTCACCGCACCGCCCGGCGAGACGCTCGACGGCCGCGCCCGCCGGGCCCTGGACGACCTGGTGCCGCTGATCACGACCGGCGTCGCCCTCGCACGGTCGTCGGCGGACCTGGCCGAGGCCCGGGACCGGCTCGCGTCGGTCCGGCTCGAGGAACGCCGCGTCCTGCGCCGCGAGCTCCACGACGGGCTCGGGCCGGCGCTGGCCGGGATCCGGCTGGGGCTGCAGGGGGCGCGGAACCTGCTGACCCGGGACCCGGTCCAGGCCGAAACCCTGCTCGCCGCCCTGCAGGACGAGCTCGACGGCCGGGTCGAGGACGTGCGTGCCCTGTCCCGCAGCCTGCTCCCGCCGACGCTCGACACCGCCGGTCTCGGACCCGCGCTCGACGAGCTCGCCGCCCGGCACCGCGCGGGTGGGCTCGCCGTCGAGGTGGACTGCGCCGCCGCCGACCTGCGGGGCGACCTCGCCGCGGCGGTCTACGGCATCGCGGTCGAGGCGATGATGAACGTGGCCCGGCACAGCCGCGCGCGGTCCGCGCGCGTCGAGGTCCGGGCGGAGGGTGCCGAGCTGGTCGTGCGCGTCGACGACGACGGGCGGGGCCTCGCCCCCGACGCGCCGCCCGGGGTCGGGACCCGCTCGATGCGCGAGCGCGCCGAGGAGCAGGGCGGCTCGGTCCGGATCGGCGCGCTGCCGACCGGCGGCACCCGCGTCGAGGCCCGTCTTCCCGTCCCCACCGGAGTTCGGACATGA
- a CDS encoding antibiotic biosynthesis monooxygenase → MSDYVAINVLTVPAEMGAHLEERFSARAGMVEKSEGFRGFQLLRPAEGTDKYFVFTRWESKAAFEKWRDGMGAAAHDAERQQNGPMAASGSELWAFDVVLDVAPSS, encoded by the coding sequence ATGAGTGACTACGTGGCCATCAACGTGCTGACCGTCCCCGCCGAGATGGGTGCCCACCTGGAGGAGCGCTTCAGCGCCCGCGCGGGCATGGTCGAGAAGTCCGAGGGCTTCCGCGGCTTCCAGCTCCTGCGCCCCGCCGAGGGCACCGACAAGTACTTCGTCTTCACCCGCTGGGAGAGCAAGGCCGCCTTCGAGAAGTGGCGGGACGGCATGGGCGCCGCCGCCCACGACGCCGAGCGCCAGCAGAACGGCCCGATGGCCGCCTCCGGCTCCGAGCTGTGGGCCTTCGACGTCGTCCTGGACGTCGCCCCCTCCTCCTAG